One part of the Corynebacterium sp. CNCTC7651 genome encodes these proteins:
- a CDS encoding three-helix bundle dimerization domain-containing protein, with product MRNFTDINNIDFSIIRERALRNIRQDLINEWSDRFDVLEINDAFDAVLRHHRATAKIEDFVPVLVEAEMKNRLYAGDLFPVAA from the coding sequence ATGCGCAACTTCACCGATATCAACAACATCGACTTCTCCATCATCCGCGAGCGCGCACTGCGCAACATCCGCCAGGATTTGATCAACGAGTGGTCCGACCGCTTCGACGTCCTCGAGATCAACGACGCTTTCGATGCCGTCCTGCGCCACCACCGCGCGACGGCAAAGATCGAGGACTTCGTGCCGGTGCTTGTCGAGGCCGAGATGAAGAACCGTCTCTACGCTGGCGACCTTTTCCCGGTTGCCGCCTAA
- a CDS encoding DIP1984 family protein encodes MLLAEALARRAEAQDRLNALKQRLAESALVQEGDAPAEDPAALLAEAAELLQEIETLVRRINHTNAQTPFEGATLTDAIARRDALLQARRLYTDVAQSAAVRHDRYSRSEVRFVPTVDVAQLRDMADTASREYRQLDTKIQQINWSTQLI; translated from the coding sequence ATGCTGCTCGCAGAGGCACTGGCGCGCCGCGCTGAGGCGCAGGACCGGCTGAACGCGCTCAAGCAGCGCCTGGCGGAAAGCGCGCTGGTCCAGGAGGGTGACGCTCCTGCAGAGGACCCGGCTGCGCTCCTCGCCGAGGCTGCCGAGCTGCTGCAGGAGATTGAGACGCTGGTGCGCCGCATCAACCACACCAACGCGCAGACCCCGTTTGAGGGGGCCACGCTTACCGACGCTATCGCCAGGCGCGATGCCCTCCTCCAAGCCCGTCGGTTGTACACGGACGTGGCGCAATCCGCGGCCGTGAGGCACGACCGCTACTCCCGCTCCGAGGTACGCTTCGTGCCCACCGTGGACGTGGCGCAGCTGCGGGACATGGCAGATACCGCCTCACGCGAGTACCGCCAGCTGGACACGAAGATTCAGCAAATCAACTGGTCGACCCAGCTGATCTAG
- a CDS encoding glycosyltransferase family 4 protein, whose protein sequence is MKILLLCWRDSTHPQGGGSERYLERVGEYLAARGHEVVYRTAKHTDAPRRSRRAGISYERAGGKYGVYILAPLAIWRHRPDVIVDTQNGIPFFARLFTRRPVVLLTHHCHREQWPVAGPLIGRLGWLLESRLAPRVYRGAPYVTVSEASRRDLVRLGVREHDISIVPNGADPVPEGTLLIDDTLTHLITLSRLVPHKRLELAIDAVAELDGVVLDVVGSGWWEDKLREHVVRRGVEDRVVFHGHVSESYKHALLERAAVHLMPSQKEGWGIAVIEAAQHGVPTVAFANAGGVTESIRDGVTGRLVQPGERFAGVVARVVQEVGGAGGASHMSDAAREWAARFSWEETGRLFAEVLDRAARSTQRGFACD, encoded by the coding sequence ATGAAGATACTGCTGTTGTGCTGGCGCGATTCGACTCACCCGCAGGGTGGGGGCTCCGAACGCTACCTGGAGCGCGTGGGGGAGTACCTCGCGGCGCGCGGGCATGAGGTGGTGTACCGCACGGCGAAGCACACGGACGCGCCGCGGCGCTCCCGTCGCGCCGGCATCAGCTACGAGCGCGCCGGAGGCAAGTACGGCGTGTACATCCTCGCGCCGCTGGCGATCTGGCGGCACCGCCCGGACGTAATCGTGGATACGCAAAACGGCATCCCGTTCTTCGCGCGCCTGTTCACGCGCCGCCCGGTCGTGCTGCTCACGCACCACTGCCACCGCGAACAGTGGCCGGTGGCGGGCCCGTTGATCGGGCGGCTGGGCTGGCTGCTGGAATCGCGTCTCGCCCCGCGCGTGTACCGCGGCGCGCCGTACGTCACGGTCTCGGAAGCGTCGCGGCGCGACCTCGTGCGCCTCGGGGTGCGCGAGCACGACATCAGCATCGTGCCTAACGGCGCCGATCCCGTGCCCGAGGGCACTTTGCTTATCGACGACACCCTCACCCACCTCATCACCCTCTCCCGCCTCGTGCCCCACAAGCGCCTCGAGCTGGCGATCGATGCCGTCGCGGAGCTCGACGGCGTGGTGCTAGACGTAGTCGGCTCCGGCTGGTGGGAGGACAAGCTGCGCGAGCATGTGGTGCGGCGCGGCGTGGAGGATCGGGTGGTGTTCCACGGCCACGTCTCTGAGAGCTACAAACACGCGTTGCTGGAGCGCGCCGCCGTGCATCTCATGCCCTCCCAGAAGGAGGGCTGGGGCATCGCGGTGATCGAGGCCGCGCAACACGGCGTGCCGACGGTCGCCTTTGCCAACGCCGGCGGCGTCACCGAATCCATCCGCGATGGGGTGACCGGGCGGTTGGTGCAACCCGGCGAGCGCTTCGCCGGCGTGGTTGCCCGCGTGGTGCAAGAGGTTGGTGGGGCGGGTGGCGCTTCGCACATGTCCGACGCCGCGCGCGAGTGGGCCGCCCGGTTCTCCTGGGAGGAAACGGGTCGCCTGTTCGCTGAGGTGCTCGATCGCGCGGCGCGTAGCACCCAGCGCGGTTTCGCGTGCGATTAG
- a CDS encoding class I SAM-dependent methyltransferase has translation MYRTRRLATLARSLRLLRSFRYEQFRPRIFYSGLARDTFLLLDASLNDLTATTLNTAAVLDVGGGPGYFAEEFARMFPGGWYVGMEPSVSEMSAAGISGYGAVRGDAVALPFADNFFDLVFSSNVAEHIPDWQAMGEEMLRVVKPGGLVVLSYTVWLGPFGGHETGLWQHYVGGEFARRRYERIHGHAPKNVWGDSLFAVSAAEGLRWGREVGSARVVGDGRAVDGGRAGSARPGARLAAAFPRYHPWWAWWLVHIPVVREFLVSNLVLVLLKE, from the coding sequence ATGTACCGTACCCGCCGCCTGGCCACACTCGCGCGCTCGCTGCGCCTCCTGCGCTCATTCCGGTACGAACAGTTCCGCCCCCGCATTTTCTATTCCGGTCTGGCGCGGGACACTTTTTTGCTTCTCGACGCTTCCTTGAACGACCTCACAGCCACCACCTTGAACACCGCTGCCGTGCTGGACGTGGGCGGCGGACCGGGCTACTTCGCCGAGGAGTTCGCGCGGATGTTTCCCGGCGGCTGGTACGTGGGCATGGAGCCGAGCGTGTCCGAGATGTCCGCGGCTGGTATTTCGGGCTACGGCGCGGTTCGTGGCGATGCCGTGGCGCTGCCGTTTGCCGATAATTTTTTTGACCTGGTGTTTTCCTCCAACGTGGCCGAGCACATTCCTGATTGGCAGGCGATGGGCGAAGAGATGCTGCGGGTGGTGAAGCCAGGCGGGTTGGTGGTGCTGAGCTACACCGTGTGGTTGGGTCCCTTCGGCGGCCACGAGACCGGGTTGTGGCAGCACTACGTGGGCGGCGAGTTTGCGCGCCGCCGCTACGAGCGCATCCACGGCCACGCCCCGAAAAATGTGTGGGGCGACTCCCTGTTCGCTGTTTCTGCAGCTGAGGGGCTGCGATGGGGCCGGGAGGTTGGGAGTGCCCGGGTGGTTGGCGACGGCCGGGCGGTTGATGGTGGCCGGGCGGGCTCAGCGCGCCCGGGCGCCCGCCTCGCCGCCGCGTTCCCGCGCTATCACCCCTGGTGGGCGTGGTGGTTGGTTCACATCCCCGTTGTGCGGGAGTTTCTGGTGTCCAACCTGGTGTTGGTGCTTCTCAAGGAGTGA
- a CDS encoding phosphoenolpyruvate carboxykinase (GTP): MTTAVKRLEGQQPTDNEALIAWINEAVDLFNPDRVVFADGSDEEWDRLAAELVEKGTLIKLNEEKRPNSYLARSNPSDVARVESRTFISTEKQVGAGPTNNWMKPEALKQEMREHFDGSMKGRTMYVVPFCMGPISDPDPKLGVQLTDSEYVVMSMRIMTRMGTQALEKIQGDNFVPCLHSVGHPLEEGEEDVAWPCNDTKYISHFPETKEIWSYGSGYGGNAILAKKCYALRIASVMAKEEGWMAEHMLILKLTNPEGKVYHMAAAFPSACGKTNLAMLTPTLEGWSAEVVGDDIAWLKLRDDGLYAVNPENGFFGVAPGTNYESNPIAMRTMEPGNTLFTNVALTDDGDVWWEGMDGPKPEHLIDWRGKDWTPEDDRKAAHPNSRYCVSIAQCPTAAPEYDDYRGVKIDAILFGGRRQDTVPLVTEAYDWEHGTMIGATLSSGQTAASAEAKVGTLRHDPMAMLPFIGYNVGDYFQHWIDMGEAGGDRMPKVYLVNWFRRGDDGRFLWPGFGDNSRVLKWITERIDGNVGAIETVVGHTARAEDLDLTGLNIPIEDVQEALYPDPEGWKSDLTESREYLEELGARVPHEIFDELDLLAERIKVANRATKRMTEVIAEAVSKAISEANAAGEAKVAMAKAEREAEAAAAKGD; the protein is encoded by the coding sequence ATGACCACAGCAGTCAAGCGCCTCGAAGGCCAGCAACCCACGGACAATGAGGCCCTTATCGCCTGGATCAACGAGGCAGTCGACCTTTTCAACCCGGACCGGGTGGTGTTCGCGGACGGCTCGGATGAGGAGTGGGACCGCCTCGCGGCCGAACTGGTGGAGAAGGGCACCCTGATCAAGCTCAACGAGGAGAAGCGCCCGAACTCCTACCTCGCCCGCTCCAACCCGTCCGACGTTGCTCGCGTGGAGTCCCGCACCTTTATCTCCACCGAGAAGCAGGTTGGCGCGGGCCCGACCAACAACTGGATGAAGCCGGAAGCGCTGAAGCAGGAGATGCGCGAGCACTTCGACGGCTCCATGAAGGGCCGCACCATGTACGTCGTGCCGTTCTGCATGGGCCCGATCTCTGACCCGGACCCGAAGCTGGGCGTGCAGCTGACGGACTCTGAGTACGTGGTCATGTCCATGCGCATCATGACCCGGATGGGCACCCAGGCGCTGGAGAAGATCCAAGGCGACAACTTCGTGCCGTGCCTCCACTCCGTGGGCCACCCGCTGGAGGAGGGCGAGGAGGATGTCGCTTGGCCGTGCAACGACACCAAGTACATCTCCCACTTCCCGGAGACCAAGGAGATCTGGTCCTACGGCTCCGGCTACGGCGGCAACGCCATCCTGGCGAAGAAGTGCTACGCCCTGCGTATCGCATCCGTGATGGCGAAGGAAGAGGGCTGGATGGCTGAGCACATGCTCATCCTCAAGCTCACCAACCCAGAGGGCAAGGTCTACCACATGGCCGCCGCCTTCCCGTCCGCCTGCGGCAAGACCAACCTGGCAATGCTCACCCCGACCCTGGAGGGCTGGAGCGCAGAGGTGGTCGGCGACGATATTGCTTGGCTCAAGCTTCGCGACGACGGTTTGTACGCCGTCAACCCGGAGAACGGCTTCTTCGGTGTTGCACCGGGCACGAACTACGAGTCCAACCCGATCGCCATGCGCACCATGGAGCCGGGCAACACCCTGTTCACCAACGTCGCGTTGACCGACGACGGCGATGTTTGGTGGGAGGGCATGGACGGCCCGAAGCCGGAGCACCTGATCGACTGGCGCGGCAAGGACTGGACCCCGGAGGATGACCGCAAGGCGGCACACCCGAACTCCCGTTACTGCGTCTCCATCGCCCAGTGCCCGACTGCTGCGCCGGAGTACGACGATTACCGTGGCGTGAAGATTGACGCCATCCTCTTCGGCGGCCGCCGCCAGGACACCGTGCCGCTGGTCACCGAGGCGTACGACTGGGAGCACGGCACCATGATCGGTGCGACGCTCTCCTCCGGTCAGACCGCCGCGTCCGCCGAGGCCAAGGTGGGCACCCTGCGCCACGACCCGATGGCGATGCTGCCGTTCATCGGCTACAACGTGGGCGACTACTTCCAGCACTGGATTGACATGGGTGAGGCCGGCGGCGACCGCATGCCGAAGGTCTACCTGGTCAACTGGTTCCGCCGCGGCGACGACGGCCGCTTCCTCTGGCCGGGCTTCGGCGACAACTCCCGCGTGCTGAAGTGGATCACCGAGCGTATCGACGGCAACGTGGGCGCCATCGAGACCGTTGTGGGCCACACCGCTCGCGCCGAGGACCTGGACCTGACCGGCCTGAACATCCCGATCGAGGATGTGCAGGAGGCGCTCTACCCGGATCCGGAGGGCTGGAAGTCCGACCTCACCGAATCCCGCGAGTACCTCGAGGAGCTCGGCGCACGCGTGCCGCACGAGATCTTCGACGAGCTGGACCTCCTCGCCGAGCGCATCAAGGTGGCCAACCGCGCCACCAAGCGCATGACCGAGGTCATCGCCGAGGCCGTGTCCAAGGCCATCTCCGAGGCCAACGCCGCTGGCGAGGCCAAGGTGGCCATGGCGAAGGCAGAGCGCGAGGCCGAGGCAGCCGCCGCCAAGGGCGACTAG
- the trmB gene encoding tRNA (guanosine(46)-N7)-methyltransferase TrmB, translating to MNTPDTSSERTGTGELPQGRPLQTQFDTGLDYPRLGSVTFRRGTLTDNQEALFEEYWPKLGRVLADETLDIPAWFGRDGHPTIVEIGSGTGTSTAAMAPLEADTNIVAVELYKPGLAKLLGSVVRGDIDNVRMIRGDGVEVLARMFGEESLDGVRIFFPDPWPKARHHKRRIIQSGTLNLIATRLKPGGVLHVATDHADYAEWIDELVDVEPQLEYMGWPWEDAPLLTDRQVITKFEGKGLDKDHVIREYLWRKKG from the coding sequence ATGAATACTCCCGATACTTCCAGCGAACGCACAGGAACCGGTGAGCTGCCGCAGGGCCGGCCGCTGCAAACCCAGTTTGATACCGGGCTTGATTACCCGCGCCTCGGCTCCGTGACGTTCCGCCGCGGCACCCTCACGGACAACCAGGAGGCCCTCTTCGAGGAGTACTGGCCGAAGCTGGGGCGGGTGCTTGCCGACGAAACTTTGGACATCCCCGCCTGGTTCGGCCGCGACGGGCACCCCACCATCGTGGAGATTGGTTCCGGCACCGGAACGTCCACCGCGGCGATGGCTCCGCTTGAGGCGGACACCAACATCGTGGCCGTGGAACTGTACAAGCCGGGCCTGGCCAAGTTGCTCGGCTCCGTGGTGCGGGGCGACATCGACAACGTGCGCATGATCCGCGGCGACGGCGTGGAGGTGCTGGCCCGTATGTTCGGCGAGGAGTCGCTGGACGGCGTGCGCATCTTCTTTCCGGACCCGTGGCCGAAAGCGCGCCACCACAAGCGCCGCATCATCCAGTCCGGCACGCTGAACCTTATTGCCACCCGCCTAAAACCCGGCGGCGTGCTGCACGTGGCTACTGACCACGCGGATTACGCCGAGTGGATTGATGAGCTGGTGGACGTGGAGCCGCAGCTGGAATACATGGGCTGGCCGTGGGAGGACGCGCCGCTGCTCACGGACCGCCAGGTGATC